A window of Triplophysa dalaica isolate WHDGS20190420 chromosome 12, ASM1584641v1, whole genome shotgun sequence genomic DNA:
aaactgtttttatttaacaatgaCCCATTGTTTCCCTGATCATATATACAGCAGCCGCTTTGAAATTACTGTGTTATTGATATGAGTTTTAAAACCACATCACAAACAAgaatttatgtatatatatttctcttttATAAAATTGAAACGTTTGTTAAATCTGAAATGTGGattgattaaaaatatgtaaatccGAGCTTGAGTGTGTATTTGCTCGTGCTGGACATTTTTCTTATGGCAGATGACACGCATTCCACCAAGTGGTCATTCTCGTCTTTACATGTGGTTTTAGTGTAAAGGTTGTAAAATGGATTTTATTTGCCTTTCTTTAAAGGTGCTGGTGTCCAGTTTGGGGagcaattatattattttatcctAAAGTCTTGTTCATAACAACCCTAACGGGTTTTCAAGTTCTTCTAGCTAGAATGCCATTAACATTGCTGAAAGCAGAGATGGTTGGTTTTGCCAAACACACCTCTTGCTTTCAAATGCTCAAATTTAGGTTTCCCAAAGGCGTAACTACAGgatttgcatttcttttgtcagaagagatctcattgggcttgtttttattattatttagggTCAAAGCCTCTTATAACATGGGATGTTCTATAATTTTGCCaaatttttatgcatttgaaatgttgcctctATGAAGGTTCAATCCTCctacttatttttttctggaaaaaaacatatagccccggtttcacagacgagGCTTATGGCTAGTCCCAgtctaaaatgaatgtgtgacctgtctgaACATAGCTGAATGTAACTAAAATATATCAGTTCCGGCGTTTTATCTCCAAATGCACACAactaatgtattcttctaaggcaattttaaaaaagtgacaaaaataaCCTAATTCAACTCAGGCATGGTCCTGGTTTAAGATGAActctgtctgtgaaaccgggccatagaCTCATAACATCAAAGAGATTTATTGAGCAACCAAACATTTGACCTCAAACCACAAAGATTTGATTGGAAATGTTACAAAACGAAGtccaatataaacaaatgtgtgaacattaattcataaatatttgttCAATCTTTTTAATATAATGCTTTACTTATTTCTTTACTGTTTATTTCATTGCATTTGGGGAATTATAGGCACTAGTGTGAATAATTCTGTTAAAATATCCACAGATTTGACCTTTAAATGGTGTCactaaaaatacaaagcatGGAAATGAATGTCTTTAGAAATAAGGGCACAGTGTTTGCTCTTTACTTACTATCTCTATTAGGAAATCACAGATCTACCCTGGTTAAACTGTGGTTACTGtagcaaaaccatggttaatttgtggttacaaatctttaaaaaatagctattttatatgtttatatatttttaaaacatgttttatgtaaGAAAATTGTGCCACATTCAGATTAAAGAAGATGTATTTAAATAGAAGCATAGATTGGAAGCACTCAAAAGACATCTGTTCGCTTTATCTGTACTAGGCATAATAAAACATCAAGAAAGCCGGTGTGTGTCTGCGCGTTCTCTTGCTCTCCTGTATCTCAAACCCCGGTAAGCTGCCTATCTAGACAGCTTTTCCGGTCGTAACGTGCGCTTTCTAAACGCTACAGTCAAGCAGTTCCGTAGGTATTGAAACGCAGCCTTTCTCTAGTGCAGCATCCGCCATATTGTCCATCAGGAGACGCCGAGAGGTAATGCAGTGTGCTCACACAACCAGTTCATACATATGGTGCTATTTGAAAGAATCGCTTGACGTATTTTGAGATGAGGAAAGGCACGTGCGACTTTATACTTCGAAAATCCAACCGTGTGTCTTTATATCGTCTTGTTCGTTGGTTACACAGGTATCGCGTGCCGTTGCTACACGCTAACCGCTAAAACCCGACGCCTTTCTTTGTAATTTGGCCGGACGCGCAATATTCGGTTTCTGGTCGGAATAACCCAAACATTAACTTCGATGAGGATCTATCATTTCTGTCAATTAAACCAGGTGATCCTTTTTACGCATTTATTCGTTTGAAACCCTTTGTGCGGCGTGAGCTTTGATGTGGCGTGTTGCGCCACGTTCGGCTAACGGGGTCTGCGCAATAAATCACTACGATATAAAACTTTATATTGAGGTATGTTGTCGTTTATGCTTCTTTGAATTGTTTCGTATTGGTGCGTACAATCTGGTTTGTTAATGTTGGCTGAACGCGCCGGTAAATGTGTTAGAATGCCTTAGGCGTGGCAAACGCTAAGCTAGTTAGCGGTTAGCATGCTAACGAACAGCTGTTTTGGAAGCATATAATTAGATAGGAATACGTGAATCGATTTGTTTATGTGACTTGTTTGTAACTTTAATTAACCATAAACGTGTATTACACGAATATTAATAGGGGAAGGTAGTAAAGCACTGGTTTGACTGCTTTCTTCGGCTGTGTCATCAGGCCTGTACTGTGTGAATCGGTCCCAATAACACTATATCGATTGAAACAAACGTCGATCCGTCATATGTTAGTTCTTCCAAACTAGCATTACTATTTAAAATGCAGTACTCCTTTGagtatttgtgtgtatatttggGCTCGTTTAACATGTCACAAACAGTAAATTGTTATTCTGGTGGCTGTATAATGTTAGCAGTGAAGTAAGCTGGTTGGTTATTAATGGACGTTGGTCAGTAAATCAGCACTTTGACACGCAAGCTGATTTTGCAGATTCATAATGATGTGTTTTAAAGTCATCTTTTTTTCCAGCATCTTGAAGGCCATGAGGAATGACTTTTAGGATTGCAGTGTCTCCTGAATGAACATCTGGATGTCCTCTTTGACTAGAATTACAACCAGGTAGGTTATTGAGTTgcagatagttcacccagaaatgaaaattcatgtaatttcaaacctttatgacgttctttctttggcagaacacgaaagaagatattttgaaaagttgGTCACTGAACAGttctggcccccattcacttctattgtacggacagaaaaccaatgcaagcgaatgggggccagttaacaacattctcaaaatatcatcttttgtggtCTGACAAAGAAAACcattcaggtttaaaatgatgaaagcgtgagtaaatgatgacagaattttcatttttgggtgaattatcactttaacgGAAGTAAATCTCAGATTCAAGAGCATACGTTTACTTAAGCTGACcattttacttgtttattttttagccTATGCTCCTCCATAAAGTCATCACATCTGCCTTCATCAGCCCCACCTGTCATTTGCTGCTTGGAGAAAACCTCCAAGGTAATAACCAACCTTTATAAGTCATACATGTCTGGTTTCaggcattttttgtttaaagatttgGTGTGCATGTGTTGCCTACTTATTTGCTAGAACTCTTAAAATATAAGACGAATAAAGGCTTTTTTACAGTTCAGAACTGTTGTATTTGTGTGGAGGACATTTCGCTGTGCTGTTGTAAGCTGTTTGCCTCTTTCTTCCTCAGGTGTTTCAGGGAATCCCGTGTGTAGAATATGTCAGTCCCTGTCCCAAGTCGCTCTCGAGTTTACCCTGATGTAAACACACAGCGACCCAGAGAGTACTGGGACTATGAATCCCATGTTGTTGACTGGGGGTGCGTTCTTTTTAATTTGTATGACGTAAATGCAATATCGTCCCTGTGATCACTTGTTTTTCCGGTCCatgaagttgtttttttatgctttaattttTTCATGGATTGAGTTTTGGTGATTTGAGTGTGTTGATATACTGTAATGTTTATGTGTGCAGAAATCAAGATGACTACCAGTTGGTGCGAAAGCTCGGCCGGGGAAAATACAGCGAGGTGTTTGAAGCCATAAACATCACGAACAATGAGAAAGTTGTCGTCAAAATACTCAAGGTATCATCTTTGGTTTGAGAATAAACTGCTTTTCACTGTGTTAAGGTATAATTCAGCTAAAATTAGGGATGCTCATTTCGTTTTTCTTCTCTAACTGAGAACCTACGCTCTTTACCTATACATTTAACCGAAAACTGATTTTCGATAACTGACgttttttcaatattaaattggaataaaaaatacatggCGGCAGCACACGCCTTCACATGAAtccaaaacatgaaataaacaggcaagaaaataacttaaataattaataaattttcatgaaacgaaaacacagaagaaccgTCAAAgttttttcatcaaataaaaaagcaggTTTACATCAATCCAAAGCTTGGCTGGTTTTTATTCAATAAAGTAACATGTTTACATACAGTCTGGAGCCTGTTGACAGTTAGACCTGTGACAGAAAACACCCTTTCTGTTGGCACAAATGTCCCAGGAATGCAGAGATAACACCTCGGGAAGTGCGTTTCATTGCTTTCCACCAGGCAGGATTGATATCCATAGAGGGCTCTCGGCTACATAAATGTGTCTTAGCTAAATCAATATAAATCCGATCTGCTATAACCACGCAAAATAGTGTTGTCACGATACTGGAATTTCTAACTTCGATTCGATACCTTCAAAAAAATCGATATTCGAAACCATGTTCGATACCACAGGGAAAGAACTGCCGTTacaatatgtataatatattttattaagttacaTCAAGACTAGACTATGAggtatatttttacaatatttattcattgttAATAGTacgttaattttattaatacatgtactttttaaaatcaaagttgTGGGCTATTTATCAATATTAATGGAACAGAGCTTACAcaaatagttttcttttttaaccaacatttaaaagcgcttaatatttacttttaaatgtatttttcattcattcattcattaatgttTGTTAATACATTCATATGATTAACAAATTtgaatttggttttatttacatataattatTGATCAGCACACATAGAGACAGAAACGCAAACTTAACTGTGGCTTAGACTCTGTACTGACCATCTTTCTATTATTAACAACGTTTAACCTGAGCGAATGAGACGAGTGGATGAAATCATTAATGAGTGCACATAAAGACTGATAAGGGGGAGTTAAACATGAGAACTATTGCTGAGACCCTGCGGGCTACTGGCCATCTTTTTAACATAATGTTTAACAAGAGCGAATGAAACGAGTGGAGGAAATTACCTacatcaaaacaacaaacttGAGCAAGGTAGCCAGTGATGCTATCCGTTTGGAGGAGTAAAGTTCTGACCAATGTGGCCACAAAACTTGTCCAGTTTCGTCAAGGGGTTTGCGTGATCGGATTTGAATCTGTCTGGAAAATGTTTCTGAGGGCATTTACACCTGATCGCATGCTCTGTGAGGTTACACATGTATAGCATATTTTTCTTTCGCCATacagaaaactaaaaaacatgCATGATTTAATAGcgatttaaaaacatattattgaattattaatattattattattattaaaaaattatcaatattatttaacttcaaaaataaacatacccTTTGAATTGTTTAACTGTTATCGGTTATAGGTCAAAACGAACACCCTTAGCTAAAATGCAAATCTTTCATcattactcgccctcatgtttTTCCAAACCAGTATGATAGGTTTTTCTGTCGGACACAAAAGGTAGAAGGTTATGAATGAtagacaaatgtattttaaggcacttctatacaatgaaagtgaatggtggtTGAAGTTGGATGTTTTTATGTATAGCCaaaatcgctttaaaaaaaatcagtgttacaattttctttgtcttgtttgtttagccagtaaaaaagaagaaaattaaaCGAGAAATAAAGATTCTGGAGAACTTGAGAGGAGGCCCCAACATCATATCACTTTTAGACATTGTAAAGGATCCTGTGGTAAGTTCATTCACTTTTCTAAATGtgccttttgttgttttcttgaCCTTAGTTAAAGGAAggtctgttttttttactttgtttcacTGAGGGCATGGAGGTTTCATCTATTTGTCCAAAGGCTGTGCTGGCTACAATAGCACAGGAATACGCGagggtttgtttgtgtgcactCATGTTTAAAATCTGTTTCTCTGCCGCAGTCACGAACGCCAGCGCTGGTTTTTGAGCATGTTAACAACACAGACTTCAAGGCAAGAGATGTTTTTCCCTACTTGTAAGATTAGTTTGTGCCTGGTTCGATtgtgtaatgattttttttttctgtctttacaGCAACTGTATCAGACATTATCAGACTATGACATTCGCTTCTACATGTATGAAATTCTTAAGGTGAGATGATCACTCCTGTACTTCTTCACAAAGCGATTTGTTGACCACAATGATGTGCttgatttaatgttttgctCTGATATTCTTACTAAAGGCTCTGGACTACTGCCACAGTATGGGGATAATGCACAGAGATGTAAAACCACACAACGTCATGATCGACCACGAGCACAGAAAGGTAATTAAATCTCGCCTATGTTAAGAAAACAtctaaattttgtttttgtgtattcttgattgtttaatataattttctCTTGAAGCTTCGGCTGATCGATTGGGGTTTGGCTGAGTTTTACCATCCAAACCAGGAGTACAATGTGCGCGTGGCATCCCGATACTTTAAAGGCCCTGAACTACTTGTGGACTATCAGGTGAGTTTGATTTTTGCATTAGTTGTACATAATAAACATTTCCACTGACGTTTTGAGCGaatgtcaaatatttgtttcttgtGCTCATTAGATGTATGACTACAGTCTGGATATGTGGAGTCTTGGATGCATGCTGGCCAGTATGATCTTCAGGAAGGAACCGTTTTTCCATGGACATGACAACTATGATCAGGTCGTCCGACTTTCTTGTTTTGCATGTACTACCATGAGCTATTTATTACTAGTAGTTCCTTCCTAGTATAATTGTTTTCGATTGGTTTAAAGTGTTAACTGCTGAGTgatgtgtgttgatgtgtttttttctctttagctTGTTCGGATCGCAAAGGTTCTGGGAACAGAGGACCTGTATGATTACATCGACAAATACAACATTGAACTGGACCCACGCTTTAATGACATTTTGGGcaggtatgtttttatttccccaTATTGTTTCTCTTGAAACAGAGACCCAGTGTTTTTGTTAGTGAGTGCAGTGCAAGTCATATAATGTGTCATGGTTAAAGAATGTTTCAACAACTCCCATTTATTTGTTCAGACACTCCCGTAAGAGATGGGAGCGATTTGTGCACAGCGAGAATCAGCACCTGGTCAGTACCGAGGCTCTGGATTTCTTGGACAAGCTGCTACGTTACGACCACCAGGCTCGACTGACAGCTCGTGAGGCCATGGACCACCCTTACTTCTGTGAGTAACAATACACTCAAGTACTACAGAACAAATATCtgagtttttttattctctAAGCAGTATGTGATTTTTAGTATTTAATCCACAGTGACACTTGCATTGCTTGTGATATAAATATAACACTTGTTCAAAGATATGAGATGGTAAAGAGCAAATATTGATTTCATGCCATTTGGCATGTGATGATGATTGAAATGTGTTGTAGCACTTAATTATGTAGTTTTAGTAATATTGTGAATATGATAtaagtttagtttttgtttgttttcatcttcGAAGACATTTTTTCGAAGACATATTGACAAGTtaaccatgtcaagcatgagaaaccagcatgtttaacatcaAGTGGGTTACCATAACTCaggttttatttgcatttcgAAGTTTTGCATCAGAAATGAGTGATGGAAACACAacatttcttattaaaaacCCTTCATTCAGAAAAAGTTTCCAAGCTCTCTTAATGTGGTATAATTTCTTCGAAAAAGGATTAATGCGAATAATGCCAGATGGAAACACATGCTGAATAAATTCCGCCAAAATGTCATGTAACTGCACTATGAGACGGCGTCACCTGACAAACCAGAGTACTGATCTGGTTACAGAGCATCAGAAATGTTGTTATGGTCATTCTTAAATGCCTGAGCAAAGTATTTCTGTAATTGTTTCTAGAACTGTCACGACTGTGTTTCCCAAACAGCAGCCATCCACAAAACCACCGCATTTATTGTTTCGTTATTGCCTGCTTGCGAaactattattatatttattggcTTCTCTTACTGATATTTAGTGGCAGTTTATTAGGAAGTGACAGTTGACTAGTTGGATGGAAACTGCTTATTGGCAAATGTTTTATGCGATATTCcaattttaaatggaaaccCGACTACTGTAAAGAGGTCAGAATGCATGAAGCACTGTTGAATCGCCCCTTTAATATTTAAGTGCCTCAACAAAATTTACAGGAAACATTCCCATTTATTTTTACGTAATATGCTGgccgatttttttatttaaatttacagaaatgttttacagaAACGAATCATTTTGCTCAAAATTGTTCTGTTGTATTTCATTTGACCACATTGTACAACTACAATTAACTAATTAATAGTGGAGGAAGTTTATGGTACTCAAAGATTTCTGTGTATTCCTTTAATGCATTTTGATATGTACAGGTCCTTTTTGACAGGATTTTGATTTTTTGATGTGTTTGCCATTAAAAATGATAtgctcttgttttgtgtttgtgcgcGCAGACCCCATAGTTAAAGACCAGGGCAGAGGGGCACCAGCTACAGGAATGGTTGCCAGTTCCACACCAGTGAGCTCCTCTAGCATGATGGCAGGTAAACCTCCTCAGTCTCTGAGGTTCCTCTACCTCTGTGCATCTCTTCAATAATAAATTACCTGAATTCACCTCAGTCTACAAGCTCAACTGAACATGTATTGGTCACTGTCACACTACAGGCATCACCTCTATGACTCCGAGCACACAGCCCAACATGGCCAACATCAGCGCTGGTTCTCCCATCATCCCTGCCCCTAACACAATGGCCACACAAGTGCCCACTGCCGCAGGAGCCCAGCCCTGAACACCAACTgcccctgtctctctctctctgtcacatcTCTAGCTCTCTATCTTCAGTGGGCCTGCTTGGAATTGTGAATCGGGGGGCCattgatttttgtttctttttatgttgcaagtaacaaaaaactaaaatgttaagttactgttttattttttctcttcagTTGTGTTGTTTAGGGGTTTATGGACTCGAGGAAAAACCCGTCATGTTTTTGCACCTGTCTGTGTGAGTTAGAAAAGCATATGGGTGTAAGCGTTCTATCACAGTGACTGTTTAGAAACACACTTAAATGTCCACCTGAAggataataaaaattaattttatatgtCCCTCTAGCATTCTTGTGCTTGAAGACCATTTCACTCGGCTTAATTTTAATTGCGTGTGCTTTTTTTGGGAGGCAGGGATTTTAGGGAGTGTTTTAGGTATAGTTCCTGCGTTTGTGTTTTACGGTCCGAGTCTCGATCGCAACAGTTCACAAAACTTGGTGATGTGTATATAATGAACTTCTTGAGAGTAAAAATGCCGGGTTTAAGAGCCGGTTGTCCCTGAATTTTGAAGAATACGATGATGGGGACAAGAGAAAGTAGCTTTACTGGGAGGTTTGCTGGGTCAGAGCGCTTACCGGTGAAGCATTTGTGCTGGTGTCATGATTTAACCCGTTATTCTGTTTCAGCTCTGAAATGGACCGAAGACCAGAACAAATCGAAACTACTGTAACATTTCAGAAGATTTGTGTTGAATCATTGTGTAACAAAATCCCctcaccaaaaatgaacatcTTATATTTCAGTTCAGCTGTGCTGGTTCTGTGTGTATAGCCGGTTGGTTTTGGGATAGATCTTGTTAAACTATCAATAGTAGCTGTTTGAGGTCTTGTACCATTGCTGAGTAACACAATCAATAAGATGCTAATTTTTGTGTTACTTTCAgtcgtttgtgtgtgtgtatgcgagtgtgtgagttttttttaaacaggtttcaGACACATTGATTTGATACTACAGagtttttgtaattttcttttgAGAGGGGACTGTTCAGTGAATACACATCTCTTTCTACCCCACGACTGAATCAATTAAACtggaaaaatatcaatttagctttgcatgttgtgttttaCTGTGGTTTGTCTTGGTCGACTGGTTGAAGAACGAACAAGAATATTGTGGGCAGTTTCtgtcacccccccaaaaaaagtgTAGACCAACATTTAgtatattattgtttaaatgtttcttaaacTGTTTATTTGGTCTTGTCTATTAGTGAAATAATCCGATGTTGAAGACTAGCTCTGTAGTGGAGGT
This region includes:
- the csnk2a1 gene encoding casein kinase II subunit alpha; protein product: MSVPVPSRSRVYPDVNTQRPREYWDYESHVVDWGNQDDYQLVRKLGRGKYSEVFEAINITNNEKVVVKILKPVKKKKIKREIKILENLRGGPNIISLLDIVKDPVSRTPALVFEHVNNTDFKQLYQTLSDYDIRFYMYEILKALDYCHSMGIMHRDVKPHNVMIDHEHRKLRLIDWGLAEFYHPNQEYNVRVASRYFKGPELLVDYQMYDYSLDMWSLGCMLASMIFRKEPFFHGHDNYDQLVRIAKVLGTEDLYDYIDKYNIELDPRFNDILGRHSRKRWERFVHSENQHLVSTEALDFLDKLLRYDHQARLTAREAMDHPYFYPIVKDQGRGAPATGMVASSTPVSSSSMMAGITSMTPSTQPNMANISAGSPIIPAPNTMATQVPTAAGAQP